A single region of the Raphanus sativus cultivar WK10039 chromosome 1, ASM80110v3, whole genome shotgun sequence genome encodes:
- the LOC108813333 gene encoding probable methyltransferase PMT18: protein MAKENNSHHHAEAKRKRLIWILCVSGFCILSYVLGAWQTNTLPSSSSEVFSRKGCDETKTQSKLSTSSEDEDASLSSSSSSSLSSSSSSEPVELDFESHHKLELKQKNQTIKYFEPCDMSLSEYTPCEDRERGRRFDRNMMKYRERHCPSKDELLYCLIPPPPNYKIPLKWPQSRDYAWYDNIPHKELSIEKAIQNWIQVEGERFRFPGGGTGFPRGADAYIDDISRLIPLTDGGIRTAIDTGCGVASFGAYLLKRDIVAMSFAPRDTHEAQVQFALERGVPAIIGIMGSIRLPYPARAFDLAHCSRCLIPWFKNDGLYLTEVDRVLRPGGYWILSGPPINWKKHWKGWERTQEDLKQEQDSIENAAKSLCWKKVTEKGDFSIWQKPNNHIACKKLKRAHKSPPICTKAVQPDFAWYKELESCVTPLPEANSPDEFAGGALEDWPDRAFAVPPRIIQGTIPEINAEKFKEDNEVWKERIAYYKHIMPELSRGRFRNIMDMNAYLGGFAAAIAKYPSWVMNVVPVDAEKQTLGMIYERGFIGTYQDWCEAFSTYPRTYDLIHAGGLFSIYENRCDVTLILLEMDRILRPEGTVVFRDTVEMLTKIQSITNGMKWMSRILDHEKGPFIPEKILLAVKSYWTGPSA, encoded by the exons ATGGCGAAAGAGAACAATAGTCATCACCACGCAGAAGCGAAGAGAAAAAGACTCATTTGGATTCTCTGTGTAAGTGGGTTCTGCATACTGTCTTACGTTCTTGGAGCTTGGCAAACCAACACActcccttcttcttcctctgagGTTTTCTCAAGAAAGGGATGTGATGAAACCAAGACTCAGTCAAAACTTTCTACTTCTTCTGAAGACGAGGATGCgagtctctcttcttcctcttcctcttccttgtCCTCCTCTTCATCTTCAGAACCAGTTGAGTTAGATTTCGAAAGCCATCACAAACTCGAGctcaaacaaaagaaccaaacCATAAAGTATTTCGAGCCATGCGACATGTCTCTCAGCGAGTACACTCCATGTGAAGATCGAGAGAGAGGTAGAAGATTCGACAGGAACATGATGAAATACAGAGAGAGACACTGTCCTTCAAAAGATGAGCTTCTTTATTGTCTAATTCCTCCCCCGCCAAACTACAAGATTCCACTCAAATGGCCTCAGAGCAGAGACTATGCTTGGTACGACAACATCCCACACAAGGAGCTAAGTATCGAGAAAGCAATACAAAACTGGATCCAAGTCGAAGGAGAACGATTTAGATTCCCTGGTGGTGGCACCGGGTTTCCACGTGGAGCTGATGCTTACATTGATGACATTTCTAGACTCATCCCTCTTACTGACGGAGGCATTAGAACAGCTATTGACACGGGATGTGGT GTTGCAAGTTTTGGTGCTTACTTGTTGAAGAGGGATATTGTGGCTATGTCTTTTGCTCCAAGAGACACTCATGAAGCTCAGGTCCAGTTTGCGTTGGAACGTGGAGTTCCTGCGATTATAGGGATTATGGGATCAATAAGGCTTCCTTATCCGGCCAGAGCTTTTGATCTTGCTCACTGTTCTCGTTGTTTGATTCCTTGGTTTAAGAACG ATGGTTTATACTTGACCGAAGTGGACCGAGTTTTAAGACCGGGCGGTTATTGGATTCTTTCCGGTCCACCGATTAACTGGAAGAAACACTGGAAAGGCTGGGAAAGAACGCAAGAGGATTTGAAACAAGAGCAAGATTCAATAGAAAATGCAGCAAAGAGTCTTTGTTGGAAGAAGGTTACAGAGAAGGGTGATTTTTCAATTTGGCAAAAGCCAAATAATCACATTGCGTGTAAGAAACTTAAAAGAGCTCATAAATCTCCTCCAATATGCACCAAAGCAGTTCAACCTGATTTCGCTTG GTACAAAGAACTGGAATCTTGTGTAACGCCATTGCCAGAAGCAAACAGTCCAGATGAGTTTGCAGGAGGTGCTTTAGAGGATTGGCCGGACCGAGCTTTTGCGGTCCCACCTAGGATTATCCAGGGAACTATACCAGAGATCAATGCGGAGAAATTCAAAGAAGACAATGAGGTGTGGAAGGAGAGAATAGCATATTACAAACACATAATGCCAGAGCTTTCACGTGGAAGATTCAGGAACATTATGGACATGAATGCATACCTCGGTGGATTTGCTGCAGCAATTGCGAAATATCCATCTTGGGTTATGAATGTGGTTCCTGTGGATGCGGAGAAG CAAACATTAGGTATGATTTACGAGAGGGGATTTATAGGAACGTATCAAGATTGGTGTGAAGCATTCTCGACGTATCCAAGAACTTATGATCTTATTCACGCTGGTGGATTGTTCAGCATATACGAGAACAG gTGTGATGTGACGTTGATACTACTTGAGATGGATAGAATACTAAGACCAGAAGGAACAGTAGTGTTTAGGGACACTGTGGAAATGTTAACCAAGATACAAAGCATTACCAATGGAATGAAGTGGATGAGTCGCATTTTGGATCACGAGAAAGGTCCTTTTATCCCTGAGAAGATCCTTCTCGCTGTTAAATCCTACTGGACTGGTCCTTCTGCTTGA
- the LOC108859175 gene encoding uncharacterized protein LOC108859175 has protein sequence MEEVEEEVRRMVEQVKELHDTATSFVSSSSHEELSLRKRSSAVDASINRLHSTLLLSDKHLDPKLFDKLEEDLQRARCMLADGDTSSFLPSKPQGRFVTMFLGPVNVRASRKDIQLKVKEEYNSYRDRTALLFLVFPAILLTLRSYAWAGCLPAFPVQLYEAWLLFLYAGLAMRENILRANGSDIRSWWLYHHYCAMAMALVSLTWEIKGQPNCVQKQKGVRLFLQWAMMQGVAMLLQNRYQRQRLYTRIALGKAKRMDVVWGETAGVDGQLWLLCPLLFTLQGFEAYVGLQLLRTALTGVVAEWQVLICGILLVVMAVGNFINTVETLMVKSRFKAKMKRSKSRAELD, from the exons ATGGAGGAGGTCGAAGAAGAAGTGCGACGAATGGTGGAGCAGGTAAAGGAGCTCCACGACACAGCCACCTCCTTCGTTTCGTCATCTTCCCACGAAGAGCTCTCTCTCCGCAAGAGATCCTCCGCCGTCGACGCATCAATCAACCGCCTACACTCCACCCTCCTCCTCTCCGACAAACATCTCGATCCAAAGCTCTTCGACAAG CTGGAGGAGGATCTGCAACGAGCAAGATGCATGCTTGCCGATGGGGACACTTCCTCTTTCCTTCCCTCCAAACCTCAAG GACGCTTTGTAACAATGTTTTTGGGACCTGTCAATGTTCGAGCCTCCAGGAAAGATATTCAGCTTAAAGTCAAAGAAGAATACAATAGCTACAGA GATAGGACAgctcttctttttcttgttttcccAGCTATACTTTTGACCCTAAGATCTTATGCCTGGGCTGGATGTTTGCCTGCTTTCCCTGTTCAGCTCTATGAG GCTTGGCTTTTGTTCCTTTATGCTGGTTTGGCTATGCGAGAGAACATTTTGAGAGCCAACGGGAGTGACATCCGTTCCTG GTGGCTTTATCATCATTATTGTGCCATGGCTATGGCCCTTGTCAGTCTCACTTGGGAAATCAAAGGCCAACCAAACTGTGTTCAGAAGCAG AAAGGAGTCCGTCTTTTCCTCCAATGGGCTATGATGCAAGGTGTTGCCATGCTTCTGCAGAATAGATATCAGCGCCAAAGATTATACACTCGCATTGCACTAGGAAAG GCGAAGAGAATGGACGTTGTATGGGGAGAAACGGCTGGAGTAGATGGGCAATTATGGCTGTTATGTCCTCTTTTGTTCACTTTACAG GGCTTTGAAGCATACGTTGGTCTGCAGTTACTAAGGACAGCGTTAACCGGAGTAGTTGCCGAATGGCAG GTATTGATCTGTGGCATTCTTCTGGTTGTGATGGCCGTTGGGAACTTCATAAACACAGTAGAGACATTGATGGTTAAGTCGAGGTTCAAGgctaagatgaagagaagtaaAAGCAGAGCGGAGCTTGATTAA
- the LOC108811094 gene encoding trihelix transcription factor GTL1 isoform X2: protein MEQGVGGGGNEVVEEASPISSRPPANMEELMRFSAAADDGGGLGGGGGSSSSSSGNRWPREETLALLRIRSEMDSTFRDATLKAPLWEHVSRKLLELGYKRSAKKCKEKFENVQKYYKRTKETRGGRHDGKTYKFFSQLEALNTTTPPSSSLDATPLSVANPIQPPPSSSPFPVFPPLPQTQPHSVSFTPNAAPPPPPPPAPMGPTFPGVTFSSHSSSTASGMGSDDEEEDIMDVDQAGPSSRKRKRGNRGRRGGKMMELFEGLVRQVMQKQAAMQRSFLEALEKREQERLHREEAWKRQEMSRLAREHEIMSQERAASASRDAAIISLIQKITGHTIQLPPSLSSQPSPPPPPPPAAKRPSSQPQLQPIMAIPQQQVLPPPPPPQPQQQQQQPPPPQQQEMIMSTDQSSSPSSSRWPKAEILALINLRSGMEPRYQDNVPKGLLWEEISSSMKRMGYNRNAKRCKEKWENINKYYKKVKESNKERPQDAKTCPYFHRLDLLYRNKVLGTGGSSSASGLPQDQTSTVQKQSPVSAVKPPQGAVGSASSEEEDAREESPQGTEKKTL from the exons ATGGAGCAAGGAGTTGGCGGTGGTGGTAATGAAGTGGTGGAGGAAGCTTCACCTATCAGCTCAAGACCTCCGGCTAATATGGAAGAGCTTATGAGATTCTCAGCGGCGGCGGATGACGGTGGAGGgttgggaggaggaggaggaagctcGTCTTCTTCGTCAGGGAACAGATGGCCGAGAGAAGAAACGCTTGCTCTTCTCAGGATCCGATCTGAAATGGATTCTACTTTCCGTGACGCCACTCTCAAAGCTCCTCTTTGGGAACACGTTTCcag GAAGCTGTTGGAGTTAGGTTACAAACGCAGTGCTAAGAAATGCAAAGAGAAATTCGAAAACGTTCAGAAATACTACAAACGCACTAAAGAAACGCGCGGCGGTCGCCATGACGGTAAAACTTACAAGTTCTTCTCTCAGCTCGAAGCTCTCAACACTACTACTCCTCCTTCCTCTTCTCTCGACGCCACTCCTCTCTCCGTCGCCAATCCCATCCAACCGCctccttcttcatctccttTCCCTGTCTTCCCTCCTCTACCACAGACCCAACCGCACAGTGTCTCTTTTACACCCAATgcagctcctcctcctccacctcctcctgcTCCAATGGGTCCCACCTTCCCCGGAGTGACCTTCTCCTCTCACAGCTCATCGACGGCTTCAGGAATGGGGTCTGacgatgaggaagaagatattaTGGACGTGGATCAGGCGGGTCCCAGCAGCCGCAAACGCAAACGTGGTAACCGGGGAAGAAGAGGCGGCAAGATGATGGAACTATTCGAAGGTTTGGTGAGACAAGTGATGCAGAAGCAAGCTGCTATGCAAAGAAGCTTTCTCGAAGCGCTCGAGAAGAGAGAGCAAGAGCGTCTCCATCGAGAAGAAGCTTGGAAACGCCAAGAGATGTCTCGTTTAGCTCGGGAACACGAGATCATGTCTCAAGAACGAGCCGCTTCTGCGTCTCGCGACGCCGCGATCATCTCACTGATTCAGAAAATCACTGGCCACACCATCCAGTTACCTCCTTCTTTATCATCACAaccgtctcctcctcctccgccgccacCCGCAGCTAAACGCCCTTCATCACAACCTCAACTGCAACCAATAATGGCGATTCCACAGCAACAGgtccttcctcctcctcctcctcctcaaccacaacaacaacaacaacaaccaccaccaccacaacaaCAAGAGATGATCATGAGCACGGATCAATCCTCGTCACCGTCGTCATCGCGATGGCCAAAGGCGGAGATTCTTGCGCTTATAAACCTGAGAAGCGGAATGGAACCGAGGTACCAAGACAATGTCCCTAAAGGACTTTTATGGGAAGagatctcttcttccatgaagAGAATGGGATACAATAGAAACGCAAAGAGATGCAAAGAGAAATgggaaaacataaacaaatactaCAAGAAAGTTAAAGAAAGCAACAAGGAACGCCCTCAAGATGCTAAGACCTGTCCTTACTTTCACCGCCTCGATCTTCTTTACCGCAACAAAGTACTTGGAACTGGTGGCAGTTCTAGCGCTTCCGGTCTACCTCAAGACCAAACATCAACAGTACAAAAGCAGAGTCCGGTCTCTGCAGTGAAGCCCCCACAAGGAGCTGTTGGGTCAGCTTcaagtgaggaagaagatgctAGAGAGGAAAGTCCACAAGGAACAGAGAAG AAGACCTTGTGA
- the LOC108811094 gene encoding trihelix transcription factor GTL1 isoform X1, with protein sequence MEQGVGGGGNEVVEEASPISSRPPANMEELMRFSAAADDGGGLGGGGGSSSSSSGNRWPREETLALLRIRSEMDSTFRDATLKAPLWEHVSRKLLELGYKRSAKKCKEKFENVQKYYKRTKETRGGRHDGKTYKFFSQLEALNTTTPPSSSLDATPLSVANPIQPPPSSSPFPVFPPLPQTQPHSVSFTPNAAPPPPPPPAPMGPTFPGVTFSSHSSSTASGMGSDDEEEDIMDVDQAGPSSRKRKRGNRGRRGGKMMELFEGLVRQVMQKQAAMQRSFLEALEKREQERLHREEAWKRQEMSRLAREHEIMSQERAASASRDAAIISLIQKITGHTIQLPPSLSSQPSPPPPPPPAAKRPSSQPQLQPIMAIPQQQVLPPPPPPQPQQQQQQPPPPQQQEMIMSTDQSSSPSSSRWPKAEILALINLRSGMEPRYQDNVPKGLLWEEISSSMKRMGYNRNAKRCKEKWENINKYYKKVKESNKERPQDAKTCPYFHRLDLLYRNKVLGTGGSSSASGLPQDQTSTVQKQSPVSAVKPPQGAVGSASSEEEDAREESPQGTEKPEDLVMKELMQRQQQEQQQDSMISEYEKIEESHNYNNMEEEEEEEEEMDEELDEDEKSAAYEVAFQSPANRGGNGHTEPPFLTMVQ encoded by the exons ATGGAGCAAGGAGTTGGCGGTGGTGGTAATGAAGTGGTGGAGGAAGCTTCACCTATCAGCTCAAGACCTCCGGCTAATATGGAAGAGCTTATGAGATTCTCAGCGGCGGCGGATGACGGTGGAGGgttgggaggaggaggaggaagctcGTCTTCTTCGTCAGGGAACAGATGGCCGAGAGAAGAAACGCTTGCTCTTCTCAGGATCCGATCTGAAATGGATTCTACTTTCCGTGACGCCACTCTCAAAGCTCCTCTTTGGGAACACGTTTCcag GAAGCTGTTGGAGTTAGGTTACAAACGCAGTGCTAAGAAATGCAAAGAGAAATTCGAAAACGTTCAGAAATACTACAAACGCACTAAAGAAACGCGCGGCGGTCGCCATGACGGTAAAACTTACAAGTTCTTCTCTCAGCTCGAAGCTCTCAACACTACTACTCCTCCTTCCTCTTCTCTCGACGCCACTCCTCTCTCCGTCGCCAATCCCATCCAACCGCctccttcttcatctccttTCCCTGTCTTCCCTCCTCTACCACAGACCCAACCGCACAGTGTCTCTTTTACACCCAATgcagctcctcctcctccacctcctcctgcTCCAATGGGTCCCACCTTCCCCGGAGTGACCTTCTCCTCTCACAGCTCATCGACGGCTTCAGGAATGGGGTCTGacgatgaggaagaagatattaTGGACGTGGATCAGGCGGGTCCCAGCAGCCGCAAACGCAAACGTGGTAACCGGGGAAGAAGAGGCGGCAAGATGATGGAACTATTCGAAGGTTTGGTGAGACAAGTGATGCAGAAGCAAGCTGCTATGCAAAGAAGCTTTCTCGAAGCGCTCGAGAAGAGAGAGCAAGAGCGTCTCCATCGAGAAGAAGCTTGGAAACGCCAAGAGATGTCTCGTTTAGCTCGGGAACACGAGATCATGTCTCAAGAACGAGCCGCTTCTGCGTCTCGCGACGCCGCGATCATCTCACTGATTCAGAAAATCACTGGCCACACCATCCAGTTACCTCCTTCTTTATCATCACAaccgtctcctcctcctccgccgccacCCGCAGCTAAACGCCCTTCATCACAACCTCAACTGCAACCAATAATGGCGATTCCACAGCAACAGgtccttcctcctcctcctcctcctcaaccacaacaacaacaacaacaaccaccaccaccacaacaaCAAGAGATGATCATGAGCACGGATCAATCCTCGTCACCGTCGTCATCGCGATGGCCAAAGGCGGAGATTCTTGCGCTTATAAACCTGAGAAGCGGAATGGAACCGAGGTACCAAGACAATGTCCCTAAAGGACTTTTATGGGAAGagatctcttcttccatgaagAGAATGGGATACAATAGAAACGCAAAGAGATGCAAAGAGAAATgggaaaacataaacaaatactaCAAGAAAGTTAAAGAAAGCAACAAGGAACGCCCTCAAGATGCTAAGACCTGTCCTTACTTTCACCGCCTCGATCTTCTTTACCGCAACAAAGTACTTGGAACTGGTGGCAGTTCTAGCGCTTCCGGTCTACCTCAAGACCAAACATCAACAGTACAAAAGCAGAGTCCGGTCTCTGCAGTGAAGCCCCCACAAGGAGCTGTTGGGTCAGCTTcaagtgaggaagaagatgctAGAGAGGAAAGTCCACAAGGAACAGAGAAG CCAGAAGACCTTGTGATGAAAGAGCTGATGCAACGccaacaacaagaacaacaacaagatTCAATGATAAGTGAGTACGAAAAAATTGAGGAGTCTCACAATTATAATAAcatggaagaagaggaagaagaggaagaggagatgGATGAAGAACTAGACGAGGATGAGAAATCTGCGGCTTATGAGGTTGCGTTTCAGAGCCCCGCAAACAGAGGAGGCAATGGCCATACCGAGCCACCTTTCTTGACAATGGTTCAGTAA